The following proteins are encoded in a genomic region of Glycine max cultivar Williams 82 chromosome 18, Glycine_max_v4.0, whole genome shotgun sequence:
- the LOC100812687 gene encoding probable E3 ubiquitin-protein ligase RHB1A, translating into MGGCCCSARKPHLQGAPVYYYCPPTFEERESLTSNDGLNASVNAGFLVGLNLEASMPDTFQPPPVPLPYDMVLGGSASTDSESGRETVSSFETSITLEDVEESDCKAQANSAPTSPKKAQLSKSNVTQELVTEEEDVCPICLEEFDVENPRNLTKCEHHFHLSCILEWMERSDSCPICDQEMIF; encoded by the exons ATGGGAGGTTGCTGTTGTTCTGCCAGAAAACCTCATCTGCAAGGGGCACCAGTGTATTACTAT TGCCCACCAACTTTTGAAGAGCGTGAGTCTTTAACATCTAATGATGGCTTGAATGCTTCAGTCAATGCTGGATTTCTTGTTGGTTTGAACCTGGAAGCATCCATGCCTGATACTTTCCAGCCCCCTCCTGTGCCTCTACCTTATGATATGGTCTTGGGAGGTTCTGCATCAACAGATTCTGAATCTGGCAGAGAAACAGTTAGTAGTTTTGAAACTTCAATTACACTTGAAGATGTTGAAGAATCAGATTGTAAAGCTCAAGCCAATTCTGCTCCTACATCTCCAAAGAAGGCACAACTATCAAAATCAAATGTAACTCAAGAATTAGTGACAGAAGAAGAGGATGTCTGTCCAATTTGTCTTGAAG AATTTGATGTTGAAAATCCTAGAAATTTGACAAAATGTGAACACCATTTTCACTTATCATGCATTCTTGAGTGGATGGAAAGAAGTGACTCATGTCCTATATGTGATCAG GAGATGATATTTTGA
- the LOC100787532 gene encoding uncharacterized protein isoform X2, producing MMKWALVKVKPLLFQASDTLRLGSGPLICAISEDVSRIERVPMSTLPIICFRDGSPPLPDALNTSLKDSATSGINDLDVERCFPMQKNITMKLTNNQISPGVWYIGLFNGIGPTRTQSKMIIRGPSFSFIANISVEACTNSMMRGDFCNSSVYPLSCAESDVSNALEAKMNKSMLESLVTCKSNFEAFCVHEGMPNFFSLDIMNVAEEIIITAANIRFNVSRSNDISLMCFVRHGAMPSVTSNDYNINIAKGPLVIHSPLIGRWYISIVPVNLTKTQDNSVRVCYSVESQVLQCPLGKAGPNCTMDSYLLQTFVRRGSTPFESYYLPVVGGASYDSANFPLEPLLDDSSYSGEPDNIWTYFLLNIPRGAAGGNIHIQLSSDMKISYEVYARFGGLPSLDSWDYYYANKTRRSDPSMFFTLYDSSDNKVNFYIMYAREGTWGIGLRHLNTSSDSMKGLTIMSISLERCPKRCSSHGECKFSFDASGLTSYSFCSCDRNHGGFDCSIEIVTHQGHVRQSIFLIVSNAAAILPAYWALRKKALAEWVLYTSSGISSGLYHACDVGTWCALNYNVLQFMDFWLSFMAVISTFLYLATIDEVLKRAIHTAVAILTALMAATKATRSSNVILVIVIGALGLFIGWLIEISTKYRSLSFSIGISFNFSHCFQTIKQWLYNLVKTLLRRYHWAFALAGFLALAMAAISWTLETSETYWFWHSIWHITIYTSSFFFLCSKANIEDTENQLPTNGNYELTHQDSLPRTG from the exons AACCTTTACTGTTTCAAGCTTCAGATACCCTGCGACTAGGCTCAGGCCCTTTGATTTGCGCTATATCAGAG GATGTCTCAAGAATTGAAAGGGTTCCAATGAGCACATTGCCAATAATATGCTTTAGAGATGGAAGTCCTCCACTGCCAGATGCCTTAAATACATCTCTGAAGGATTCAGCCACCTCTG GTATAAATGATCTAGATGTGGAGCGGTGCTTTCCTATGCAGAAAAATATCACTATGAAACTGACAAACAATCAG ATATCTCCAGGTGTTTGGTACATTGGTCTTTTCAATGGCATTGGACCTACAAGGACGCAGTCAAAGATG ATTATCCGTGGTCCATCATTTTCCTTCATTGCTAATATAAGTGTGGAAGCATGCACAAATTCAATGATGAGGGGGGATTTCTGTAACAGTTCAGTTTATCCACTTTCATGTGCAGAATCTGATGTCTCTAATGCTTTGGAAGCTAAAATGAACAAGTCAATGTTGGAAAGTTTGGTGACCTGCAAAAGTAATTTTGAAGCTTTTTGTGTTCATGAAGGCATGCCAAACTTCTTCTCCCTGGATATTATGAATGTGGCAGAAGAAATTATCATTACGGCAGCAAATATCAGATTCAATGTTAGTCGATCAAATGATATTAGTTTAATGTGTTTTGTCCGCCATGGTGCAATGCCTTCTGTGACTTCGAATGATTATAACATTAATATTGCTAAAGGCCCACTGGTTATTCATTCACCATTAATTGGCCGTTGGTACATTAGTATAGTGCCAGTCAATCTTACAAAGACTCAGGATAACAGTGTAAGAGTTTGCTATTCAGTGGAATCTCAAGTGCTTCAATGCCCACTTGGGAAAGCTGGACCAAATTGTACAATGGATAGCTACTTGCTTCAG ACATTTGTAAGGAGAGGTTCAACCCCCTTTGAGTCATATTATTTACCAGTTGTTGGAGGAGCATCGTATGATTCTGCCAATTTCCCTCTCGAGCCACTTTTAGACGACTCATCATACAGTGGAGAACCTGATAACATTTGGACTTACTTTCTTCTGAACATTCCTCGTGGTGCAGCTGGAGGAAATATTCACATACAGCTATCCTCAGATATGAAGATCAGTTATGAAGTGTATGCTAGATTTGGTGGATTACCATCTCTTGATAGCTGGGACTATTATTATGCTAACAAGACAAGGAGGAGTGATCCATCTATGTTTTTCACACTATATGACTCAAGTGATaacaaagttaatttttatattatgtatgCTAGAGAAGGAACTTGGGGTATTGGTCTAAGACATCTTAATACCAGCAGTGATTCCATGAAAGGGCTTACTATCATGTCTATTTCACTTGAGCGATGCCCAAAACGATGCTCCTCTCATGGAGAAtgtaaattttcttttgatgCTAGTGGATTGACATCGTACAG CTTCTGCTCTTGTGATCGAAACCATGGAGGCTTCGACTGTAGCATTGAGATTGTAACACATCAAG GACATGTACGGCAATCAATTTTTCTCATTGTATCAAATGCTGCAGCCATACTTCCTGCCTACTGGGCCCTTCGGAAGAAG GCATTAGCAGAATGGGTTTTATACACATCCAGTGGGATTTCAAGTGGACTATATCATGCGTGTGATGTAGGAACCTGGTGTGCATTGAACTATAATGTCTTACAG TTCATGGACTTCTGGCTCTCTTTCATGGCTGTGATTAGCACTTTCCTTTATCTAGCTACCATTGATGAAGTACTTAAGAGAGCAATCCACACAGCTGTTGCTATCCTTACTGCCCTAATGGCTGCAACAAAAGCAACCAG GTCTTCCAATGTTATTCTTGTAATTGTGATTGGTGCTCTTGGTTTGTTTATTGGATGGTTGATAGAAATCTCAACAAAGTATAGGTCCCTTTCCTTTTCAATTGGAATCTCATTTAATTTCTCTCACTG TTTCCAAACTATAAAGCAGTGGCTCTATAATCTTGTCAAGACACTTTTGAGACGGTACCACTGGGCATTTGCCTTGGCTGGTTTTCTTGCATTGGCCATGGCAGCAATAAGCTGGACACTTGAAACCAGTGAAACCTACTGGTTTTGGCATAG CATTTGGCATATTACAATATAcacatcttctttcttcttcctttgttcaAAAGCAAATATTGAGGATACTGAGAATCAGCTTCCTACAAATGGAAACTATGAATTGACTCATCAGGATTCACTTCCAAGAACTGGTTAG
- the LOC100787532 gene encoding uncharacterized protein isoform X1, protein MGFNLILWCHHPNLVLSVLVLFSCSFCLFSANDEVGTGEGETFTVSSFRYPATRLRPFDLRYIRVDLPPWFSALSIALNSDVDLDVSRIERVPMSTLPIICFRDGSPPLPDALNTSLKDSATSGINDLDVERCFPMQKNITMKLTNNQISPGVWYIGLFNGIGPTRTQSKMIIRGPSFSFIANISVEACTNSMMRGDFCNSSVYPLSCAESDVSNALEAKMNKSMLESLVTCKSNFEAFCVHEGMPNFFSLDIMNVAEEIIITAANIRFNVSRSNDISLMCFVRHGAMPSVTSNDYNINIAKGPLVIHSPLIGRWYISIVPVNLTKTQDNSVRVCYSVESQVLQCPLGKAGPNCTMDSYLLQTFVRRGSTPFESYYLPVVGGASYDSANFPLEPLLDDSSYSGEPDNIWTYFLLNIPRGAAGGNIHIQLSSDMKISYEVYARFGGLPSLDSWDYYYANKTRRSDPSMFFTLYDSSDNKVNFYIMYAREGTWGIGLRHLNTSSDSMKGLTIMSISLERCPKRCSSHGECKFSFDASGLTSYSFCSCDRNHGGFDCSIEIVTHQGHVRQSIFLIVSNAAAILPAYWALRKKALAEWVLYTSSGISSGLYHACDVGTWCALNYNVLQFMDFWLSFMAVISTFLYLATIDEVLKRAIHTAVAILTALMAATKATRSSNVILVIVIGALGLFIGWLIEISTKYRSLSFSIGISFNFSHCFQTIKQWLYNLVKTLLRRYHWAFALAGFLALAMAAISWTLETSETYWFWHSIWHITIYTSSFFFLCSKANIEDTENQLPTNGNYELTHQDSLPRTG, encoded by the exons AACCTTTACTGTTTCAAGCTTCAGATACCCTGCGACTAGGCTCAGGCCCTTTGATTTGCGCTATATCAGAG TTGACTTGCCGCCATGGTTTTCTGCACTGTCTATAGCATTGAACTCAGATGTAGACCTT GATGTCTCAAGAATTGAAAGGGTTCCAATGAGCACATTGCCAATAATATGCTTTAGAGATGGAAGTCCTCCACTGCCAGATGCCTTAAATACATCTCTGAAGGATTCAGCCACCTCTG GTATAAATGATCTAGATGTGGAGCGGTGCTTTCCTATGCAGAAAAATATCACTATGAAACTGACAAACAATCAG ATATCTCCAGGTGTTTGGTACATTGGTCTTTTCAATGGCATTGGACCTACAAGGACGCAGTCAAAGATG ATTATCCGTGGTCCATCATTTTCCTTCATTGCTAATATAAGTGTGGAAGCATGCACAAATTCAATGATGAGGGGGGATTTCTGTAACAGTTCAGTTTATCCACTTTCATGTGCAGAATCTGATGTCTCTAATGCTTTGGAAGCTAAAATGAACAAGTCAATGTTGGAAAGTTTGGTGACCTGCAAAAGTAATTTTGAAGCTTTTTGTGTTCATGAAGGCATGCCAAACTTCTTCTCCCTGGATATTATGAATGTGGCAGAAGAAATTATCATTACGGCAGCAAATATCAGATTCAATGTTAGTCGATCAAATGATATTAGTTTAATGTGTTTTGTCCGCCATGGTGCAATGCCTTCTGTGACTTCGAATGATTATAACATTAATATTGCTAAAGGCCCACTGGTTATTCATTCACCATTAATTGGCCGTTGGTACATTAGTATAGTGCCAGTCAATCTTACAAAGACTCAGGATAACAGTGTAAGAGTTTGCTATTCAGTGGAATCTCAAGTGCTTCAATGCCCACTTGGGAAAGCTGGACCAAATTGTACAATGGATAGCTACTTGCTTCAG ACATTTGTAAGGAGAGGTTCAACCCCCTTTGAGTCATATTATTTACCAGTTGTTGGAGGAGCATCGTATGATTCTGCCAATTTCCCTCTCGAGCCACTTTTAGACGACTCATCATACAGTGGAGAACCTGATAACATTTGGACTTACTTTCTTCTGAACATTCCTCGTGGTGCAGCTGGAGGAAATATTCACATACAGCTATCCTCAGATATGAAGATCAGTTATGAAGTGTATGCTAGATTTGGTGGATTACCATCTCTTGATAGCTGGGACTATTATTATGCTAACAAGACAAGGAGGAGTGATCCATCTATGTTTTTCACACTATATGACTCAAGTGATaacaaagttaatttttatattatgtatgCTAGAGAAGGAACTTGGGGTATTGGTCTAAGACATCTTAATACCAGCAGTGATTCCATGAAAGGGCTTACTATCATGTCTATTTCACTTGAGCGATGCCCAAAACGATGCTCCTCTCATGGAGAAtgtaaattttcttttgatgCTAGTGGATTGACATCGTACAG CTTCTGCTCTTGTGATCGAAACCATGGAGGCTTCGACTGTAGCATTGAGATTGTAACACATCAAG GACATGTACGGCAATCAATTTTTCTCATTGTATCAAATGCTGCAGCCATACTTCCTGCCTACTGGGCCCTTCGGAAGAAG GCATTAGCAGAATGGGTTTTATACACATCCAGTGGGATTTCAAGTGGACTATATCATGCGTGTGATGTAGGAACCTGGTGTGCATTGAACTATAATGTCTTACAG TTCATGGACTTCTGGCTCTCTTTCATGGCTGTGATTAGCACTTTCCTTTATCTAGCTACCATTGATGAAGTACTTAAGAGAGCAATCCACACAGCTGTTGCTATCCTTACTGCCCTAATGGCTGCAACAAAAGCAACCAG GTCTTCCAATGTTATTCTTGTAATTGTGATTGGTGCTCTTGGTTTGTTTATTGGATGGTTGATAGAAATCTCAACAAAGTATAGGTCCCTTTCCTTTTCAATTGGAATCTCATTTAATTTCTCTCACTG TTTCCAAACTATAAAGCAGTGGCTCTATAATCTTGTCAAGACACTTTTGAGACGGTACCACTGGGCATTTGCCTTGGCTGGTTTTCTTGCATTGGCCATGGCAGCAATAAGCTGGACACTTGAAACCAGTGAAACCTACTGGTTTTGGCATAG CATTTGGCATATTACAATATAcacatcttctttcttcttcctttgttcaAAAGCAAATATTGAGGATACTGAGAATCAGCTTCCTACAAATGGAAACTATGAATTGACTCATCAGGATTCACTTCCAAGAACTGGTTAG